GCGATCGCACACCTGAATTCTTGCTTGTTCTAGTTGGTCTATTTTTAAGGCAATTGGTAGGCTCAAGTCAGAGTATTTAACAGCATTATCGATCAAATTCAGCAATACTTGTTTTAAACAATGGCGATCTGCCAAAACTATGATTTCATCATTCGCCTCAATAATAATATCTCGATTGCTGTATTGCTGCGCCATTCCTGCTACTTCAGCTATTAGTGCATTGAGTGGAACAGCTTCCATATGAAAGTGTAAATGACCGCTATCCGCTCGTGCTAAGTCTAGCAAGTCCTGTAATAAACGAATTGTGCGATCTGCTTCTGATGCTGCGGTTTCTAAAGCGTCGCGCTGCGTTGTTGTCAGATTAGTCTCGCGCCGGAGTACACTTTGCAAATAACCATAGACAATTGTGAGTGGCGTGCGTAACTCGTGGGAAACATTACTAACAAACTGTTCCTGTTGTTCCCAAGCGGCTGCAAGACGCTCTAACATCATGTTATAGGTACGTGCTAGCTCTCGAACTTCTGTAGGC
This is a stretch of genomic DNA from Chroogloeocystis siderophila 5.2 s.c.1. It encodes these proteins:
- a CDS encoding sensor histidine kinase — protein: MFLAVVQSLGITSLLVLIVITAAIALYIQRSLQPLMQINQLAAKVSAADLGQAQLQCDRAPTEVRELARTYNMMLERLAAAWEQQEQFVSNVSHELRTPLTIVYGYLQSVLRRETNLTTTQRDALETAASEADRTIRLLQDLLDLARADSGHLHFHMEAVPLNALIAEVAGMAQQYSNRDIIIEANDEIIVLADRHCLKQVLLNLIDNAVKYSDLSLPIALKIDQLEQARIQVCDRGVGIPLQQQARIFERFYRVDESRATSGYGLGLSIVKTLVDGMGGCITVASRLGEGSVFTITLPIAV